One genomic region from Leptospira tipperaryensis encodes:
- a CDS encoding PAS domain-containing protein codes for MQAVVQWFESIFQSIPLPLLEVWGNFGYFFGLILMVSAFGGFTFKPGGKFGFGRERQAWDTQAFLSIPLTFVLIFITGYLGSFVVLVPGAQTFESLKDLSVFLCIVLFGYPALIAVPFAYGLSDLIEGVPPNFLLDWLLGYFINPACFWVAYQLIGRDPDFRKIKVWFYYLFFVFIFMAVEPLLWGYICANQFTPGISYRNITPALLFTTSITWILAPFAMLVALPLAKKYGMFWIQIPCHVREFVFDRKEWLWNEVKNPYEEETPILGLPIRMFMVTPFIFLVMAMVGMTAYLNLKSSESAADKLAGQLHQEISENINLQLDRYLENSRKQEEYFRLKGILPLLKSMSIAEHGRAIIIDRSGTLIGSSKYENAGDWKQGVEGDLVFVNALQTLRKNLGDLNTLKSPVQFSFDVITAKPLSLETWLTQATPYEDNHGDKNWIVITAIPAAYYLEGVRIGSSQSAMVFAIALTLSLLIGAFLAGIVTAPIQKILNASRAMAHGDFEQRVPSSRLEELGTLSHSFNYMAEQLQESFQRTKSSEERFRDLVDRTPGIVWEADATNFNFTFVSQQVVSMLGYSVDEWKEPGFWANHLYPDDRSWAVDFCIACTGRMKAHDFEYRFLRKDGSVVWLRDLVKVIVFDNKPQWLRGVMVDVTELKQIEENLRERNQFIESILDITPDILYIYDILEKKNVYSNNGIEIVLGYSVEELQSMGDKLVSGLMHPDDYETYVREVLPRYEKASDKDLIEHQYRMRHIDGNWRWLISRELIYKRNPNGSPEQIFGIIYDITKSKEAEETILDLNANLEKKIDLRTEELRKSNSDLVEAVRNLEKIMKELQGAQDQLLLSEKLAAIGQLAAGMTHELNTPLGAIVSSNRAILEILQNEIGEIPNLIFNFSEKEVQDFKILLAESLQDASQSEIIPNRSLKKELIQFFKNAGIPDYENVASAVLDSGVYRLGEKLPDLLKTEKRMEILTAVSSFSTIVRLSNVISIASGKASHVVEALKNYLNPGINEQESEIVPVDIKSEIEIILTLYHTKIKYGVEIVKDYRTGELCLGDGNKLNQVWINLLNNGLQSMNYQGKIEICIEKQDSWIITSFIDSGSGIPDSIKDKIFEPFFTTKKQGEGIGLGLDICKKIIEKLGGKIEFESVPGRTKFSVWLKSASSV; via the coding sequence ATGCAGGCCGTAGTTCAGTGGTTTGAATCTATTTTTCAATCGATTCCTCTTCCTTTGTTGGAGGTTTGGGGAAATTTCGGTTATTTCTTCGGCTTGATTCTTATGGTTTCCGCCTTCGGTGGTTTTACGTTTAAACCCGGAGGAAAATTCGGATTTGGGAGAGAAAGACAGGCTTGGGATACGCAGGCCTTCCTAAGTATTCCTCTTACCTTTGTTCTCATTTTTATCACGGGATATCTCGGCTCTTTTGTAGTTTTGGTTCCGGGAGCTCAAACGTTCGAGTCTCTCAAGGACCTTTCGGTTTTTCTTTGTATCGTTTTGTTCGGTTATCCCGCGTTGATCGCGGTTCCATTCGCATACGGTCTTTCCGATTTGATAGAGGGAGTTCCTCCCAATTTTTTACTCGATTGGTTGCTCGGATACTTTATCAATCCTGCATGTTTCTGGGTCGCTTATCAATTGATAGGAAGGGATCCCGACTTTCGAAAAATCAAAGTCTGGTTCTATTATCTTTTCTTTGTATTCATTTTTATGGCCGTCGAACCTCTGCTCTGGGGTTATATCTGTGCAAATCAATTCACGCCGGGGATCTCTTATAGAAATATAACGCCGGCTTTGCTTTTTACGACGTCGATCACTTGGATTCTCGCACCGTTTGCGATGCTCGTTGCGCTTCCTCTCGCAAAAAAATACGGAATGTTTTGGATTCAAATTCCGTGTCACGTAAGAGAATTCGTCTTCGATCGAAAAGAATGGCTCTGGAACGAAGTTAAAAATCCGTACGAAGAAGAAACTCCGATTCTTGGTTTACCGATTCGGATGTTTATGGTGACTCCGTTTATCTTTCTCGTGATGGCTATGGTCGGAATGACCGCGTATCTCAATCTAAAAAGTTCCGAGAGCGCCGCGGATAAACTTGCCGGGCAATTGCATCAGGAAATTTCAGAAAACATCAATCTTCAATTGGATCGGTATCTTGAGAATTCTCGCAAACAAGAGGAATATTTTCGTTTAAAGGGGATTCTTCCTCTTCTAAAATCGATGAGCATAGCGGAACACGGTCGTGCGATCATCATCGATCGTTCCGGAACTCTGATCGGTTCTTCCAAATACGAAAATGCCGGTGATTGGAAACAAGGCGTCGAAGGGGATCTCGTTTTTGTAAACGCGCTTCAAACTCTACGAAAAAATCTGGGAGATCTCAATACGCTTAAATCTCCTGTTCAATTTAGTTTTGACGTAATCACCGCAAAACCTTTGTCTCTTGAGACTTGGCTTACGCAAGCCACTCCATACGAAGACAATCACGGAGATAAGAATTGGATCGTGATCACTGCGATTCCCGCCGCGTATTATCTGGAAGGAGTTCGTATCGGAAGTAGTCAGTCGGCGATGGTGTTTGCGATCGCTCTTACTCTATCTTTGTTGATTGGTGCGTTTCTCGCGGGAATCGTCACCGCCCCGATCCAAAAAATTCTGAACGCGAGTCGTGCGATGGCACACGGAGATTTTGAACAAAGGGTTCCGAGCAGTCGTCTGGAAGAATTGGGAACTCTTTCTCATTCTTTCAATTATATGGCCGAACAACTTCAAGAATCCTTTCAAAGAACGAAGTCGAGTGAAGAGAGGTTTCGAGATCTTGTGGACAGAACTCCCGGGATCGTTTGGGAAGCCGACGCCACGAATTTTAATTTTACTTTTGTGAGTCAGCAGGTTGTGAGCATGCTCGGTTATTCCGTGGACGAATGGAAAGAACCGGGCTTTTGGGCGAATCATCTTTATCCCGACGACCGAAGTTGGGCCGTCGATTTTTGTATCGCTTGCACGGGAAGAATGAAGGCTCACGACTTTGAATATCGTTTTTTGAGAAAGGACGGTAGCGTGGTTTGGCTTCGGGATCTCGTAAAAGTAATCGTTTTCGACAATAAACCGCAGTGGTTGCGGGGAGTGATGGTCGACGTAACCGAACTCAAACAGATCGAAGAAAATCTTCGTGAAAGAAATCAGTTTATAGAATCGATCCTGGATATTACTCCGGATATATTATATATTTATGATATACTGGAAAAAAAGAACGTATATAGCAACAACGGAATCGAAATCGTTCTCGGATATTCGGTGGAAGAATTACAGTCGATGGGAGACAAGCTCGTTAGCGGTTTGATGCATCCCGACGACTACGAAACTTACGTAAGGGAAGTGCTTCCTCGTTACGAGAAGGCGAGCGATAAGGATTTGATAGAACATCAGTATCGAATGAGGCACATCGATGGAAACTGGAGATGGTTGATTTCCAGAGAATTGATTTATAAAAGAAATCCGAACGGTTCCCCCGAACAAATTTTCGGAATTATCTACGACATTACGAAAAGTAAAGAAGCGGAAGAGACGATCCTGGATCTCAACGCAAACTTGGAAAAAAAGATCGACCTTCGAACGGAAGAACTTCGCAAATCGAATTCAGATTTAGTGGAAGCCGTTCGAAATCTGGAAAAGATCATGAAGGAACTCCAAGGAGCTCAGGATCAATTGCTTCTTTCCGAAAAGTTAGCCGCCATCGGTCAGCTCGCCGCGGGAATGACTCACGAACTCAACACACCTTTGGGTGCGATCGTATCTTCGAACCGGGCGATCTTGGAAATTCTTCAAAACGAAATCGGAGAAATTCCAAATTTGATTTTTAATTTTAGCGAAAAAGAAGTTCAGGATTTTAAAATTCTTTTGGCGGAAAGTCTACAGGACGCTTCTCAATCGGAGATCATTCCGAATCGAAGTTTAAAAAAAGAACTCATCCAATTTTTCAAAAACGCCGGAATTCCAGATTATGAAAACGTAGCGAGCGCAGTCTTGGATTCGGGCGTTTACAGATTGGGAGAGAAACTTCCCGATCTTTTAAAGACGGAAAAGAGAATGGAAATTTTAACCGCGGTTTCCTCTTTTTCTACAATCGTAAGATTGAGCAACGTGATATCCATTGCCAGCGGAAAGGCTTCTCACGTTGTGGAGGCCTTGAAGAATTATTTGAACCCCGGAATCAACGAACAAGAGAGTGAAATCGTTCCCGTAGATATAAAGTCTGAAATTGAAATCATTCTTACTTTATATCATACAAAAATAAAATACGGCGTTGAAATCGTTAAGGACTATCGGACCGGAGAACTTTGTCTCGGAGACGGAAATAAACTCAATCAAGTTTGGATTAATCTCTTGAATAATGGTTTGCAGTCCATGAATTATCAGGGGAAGATTGAAATCTGTATTGAAAAACAGGATTCATGGATTATAACTTCTTTTATCGATTCGGGAAGCGGAATTCCGGATTCAATAAAAGACAAAATTTTCGAACCTTTTTTTACAACAAAGAAACAGGGGGAGGGAATCGGCCTCGGACTGGATATTTGTAAAAAGATTATAGAGAAGCTGGGCGGAAAGATAGAGTTTGAAAGTGTTCCTGGAAGAACAAAGTTCAGCGTGTGGTTAAAATCCGCAAGCTCGGTATAA
- a CDS encoding response regulator, translating to MENNAILCVDDEPIILIALKQELKKQFGNEFQYETAINAQEALEVVDELVGNGINVILILSDWRMPGIKGDEFLILVHQKYPHIRSILITGHVDEAAAERVMREAGTYAVLPKPWDSKQLLDAVKVCCGKN from the coding sequence ATGGAAAATAACGCTATTCTCTGCGTGGACGACGAGCCGATCATCTTGATCGCACTGAAACAGGAATTAAAAAAACAATTCGGGAACGAGTTTCAATATGAAACCGCGATCAATGCGCAAGAAGCCCTTGAAGTTGTGGATGAGTTGGTAGGAAACGGGATCAATGTAATTCTTATTCTCTCCGATTGGAGAATGCCCGGTATCAAGGGAGATGAATTCTTAATATTAGTTCATCAAAAATATCCTCATATACGTTCTATATTGATCACAGGTCACGTCGACGAAGCCGCGGCGGAAAGAGTGATGAGAGAAGCGGGGACTTATGCCGTTCTTCCCAAACCCTGGGATTCGAAACAATTGCTGGACGCGGTCAAGGTTTGTTGCGGTAAGAATTAG
- a CDS encoding MBL fold metallo-hydrolase — MKIHRYDSIPDVKEIGDGIFKTEIPQPFYSPNNIYILPDGEPTIIDSGYIENLGLLQKALKKIGLSLSKIKHIIYTHNHLDHMSAALTLRYYTDAKLYAMAGMAAGIDNYVEFVQVFQRAMRRLVYKGHHDNSIRAQELKRVDTGIFEFQDALNNSERVDPYLNFDVELVEGDVIVAGGREIGILYTPGHNRWHLTPYILGEKIYFTGDLVLQNISSIYAEIDGNLYDYHQSLDRLSKLPIRRLLPAHGPEPEDPQRAIKLLSKTLNLLERGVVRRLKENDQDLSTLVLEAMGEKVANSGYYNTALAIMHSLIRKLIDQGQVRIMEIDPPYEKYHWIGGE, encoded by the coding sequence ATGAAAATTCACCGATATGATTCTATACCGGATGTGAAGGAAATCGGCGATGGAATCTTCAAAACGGAAATCCCTCAGCCGTTCTATTCACCTAACAACATTTATATTCTTCCTGATGGAGAACCCACTATCATCGACTCGGGTTATATCGAAAACCTGGGACTTTTACAGAAGGCTCTAAAGAAGATCGGTCTTTCTTTGAGTAAGATCAAACATATCATCTATACTCACAATCATCTGGATCACATGAGCGCTGCCTTGACTCTTCGTTATTATACGGACGCTAAGTTATACGCGATGGCGGGAATGGCCGCCGGCATCGACAACTACGTTGAATTCGTTCAAGTATTTCAGAGAGCGATGAGAAGATTGGTCTACAAAGGTCATCACGATAATTCCATTCGAGCTCAAGAACTCAAAAGAGTCGATACCGGAATTTTTGAATTTCAAGACGCTCTGAACAATTCGGAAAGAGTCGATCCTTATTTGAACTTCGACGTGGAACTCGTGGAAGGGGACGTGATCGTGGCGGGAGGAAGAGAGATCGGAATTCTTTATACGCCGGGTCACAATCGTTGGCATCTTACTCCTTACATTCTCGGAGAAAAAATCTATTTCACCGGCGATCTTGTGTTACAAAATATTTCTTCCATCTATGCGGAGATTGACGGAAACCTCTACGACTATCATCAATCCTTAGATCGTCTTTCTAAACTTCCGATTCGGAGACTTCTTCCCGCGCACGGACCGGAGCCGGAAGATCCGCAGAGAGCGATCAAACTTCTTTCCAAAACTCTCAACCTCTTGGAAAGAGGGGTTGTTCGCCGACTGAAAGAGAATGATCAGGATCTTTCCACTTTGGTTTTGGAGGCGATGGGAGAAAAGGTCGCGAATAGCGGATACTATAACACCGCTTTGGCGATCATGCATTCTTTGATTCGAAAGCTTATCGATCAGGGGCAGGTTCGTATTATGGAAATAGATCCTCCTTATGAAAAGTATCACTGGATCGGCGGCGAGTAA